From the Diadema setosum chromosome 3, eeDiaSeto1, whole genome shotgun sequence genome, the window CCACCATTCGTGTCTTTCAAACAAGGTTGCCTTAGCATATCGCCCTGCTTAACATTTAAAAATGACCTGATGGGAACATATTGAAAGTTCGAGAGAATTATCATGTTGTGCAGTAGGAATAATATTCACATATTATGTGAATAGATGATAGCTGTCGAAAGAGGGCGCATTCTCTTCAGTGAATAATCACATGTTTATTACAGGGCCCACACGAGAttattccccatagagacgtgtgttaaaattcaaaattcaaacaattctgtaaaatagctgggagaaatgaggtgtttcattttcactaaCCTGAAAATTTCCAAGGGTTCTCAAAGCCCTGGCAACTACGagttcttccccccccccccccccaaaaaaaaaaaaaaaagaaatcacgtattttctgtacatacacccaatgaaatatagtcccttcaaattccgtGAGAAAAGCTGTCATATTCCAACCAAAATggagtttgtagaggaattaatactcaatatctgcacctaataggccctatattcagttttttgccaaactgcatttctgatttttaatatttttttcttcatttattttaatatcATTGGTACGATTTGGTGAGGCGGTAAGGGACATTctattttatttacaggtgtgagccctacatGGATTGTATCAAATTCTTTTGCTTCCTAATTTGTCTTGTGACATGTAGAGTACACGTGGTCTTTCTATCCTGGCTTTACTGACCATCGTCTGCTCCTTGGCTGCTGTGGGACTCCCCGCCTGGCAGCTATACGAGGGGGGCTACTTCGTCGAGATCCCTCCCAGATCTCAAAATTCCTCGACGACTACGACATCGGTAGCGACGACGGCGGCGACAACGGTCGCTATGACAGTGGGGATGACATCAGAAGGGTTTTCGAACAGCACGTCGAACGAAACGACCACAGGCGCGATAAACGGAACCAACTCGAATATGACGAGTATGATGAACGTCACAACCATGGGAATGGACATGATGAACGATACGACCACCACCATGATGAACGATACGACCACCTCCATGATGAACGATACGACGACCGCCATGATGAATGACACTATGATGAACTCGAACGCGAGCTCAACCAATATGATGGAAGCCATGTCAACAGCCAATGCGATGACCACGCCCTTTTCTGTCACTGACTCCAGCACGATATTCTCCAACTCGACAATGAATGGGACGATGACCACCAGTGAACCTTACGTGCCGCTCGACTTCGACGTCTGGTTCTCAGTCATCGTTCCGTTTGGCATCGTCTGTTTCTTCACAgccttcttcatcatcttcgcCATGCTAGTCTGTTGCATAAGTTGTTGTTGCCCCGGACGTTCGGAGGTGAGTCAGTTAGAAAGTCATATAGTTATGGGATAAAAACCCAGCTATTTGCATCAGTCTTTTTTCTACGCTATATTCAGGATTCGACGTTTTCTTGTTGTATCTATATCACAAAAGTTTAGTTCTTCGGTATTGGATATAACcctacaacattttttttttctccaacaaTAACACATTTAGGCCTTCAGACATTAAAATAGctagtatgggggggggggggaccaataATGAATTGGCAAGGCTGGCCCCGACATGGATATATTTTGGAATCCTCGTAAGGAATAAGTGTACAGTTTTATCACTAATTTCTATACAAGTACTCACAGGTAACCGAAGAAAGCCGACATGAGTCGAACGTTACCGAAGAACGTACGCTTCTATGCACAATATCGCTGACGGCAATATCTATTCTACCAGGCCAACGctattcgtttgtttgtttgtttgtttgtttgtttttttaattcaaccCCCATTGGTCAGCGCACAAACatcaatagaccagttcgtaatccAATAAGCCAGTTCCAATATTTAGCTAATGTACGCATTGGTACAAATtacctctttttttctcagatggttaggcacttcactcgttttcaacgCAGCGGCATAACGCATACgcagcttgcccgacgtaacaacttctggaattcgtgttcaaacaaagaatgaacttgcgctTAGACCATGCAGGTGACAAGAATACACTGTAATCTGTCAGTTGACATTttagcaggcatccatttcattgttttgtattgaatgcaatgacaacctttttctattgatattgccaag encodes:
- the LOC140246937 gene encoding uncharacterized protein: MGKGVKQSPEAPASISPLTLPIRYQRYATTSLHSFRMCCRCCSFESVDCRLRTLKASGSFLLILGIIFALAGIAIAFFIDSYVTLPDVMAEYYLYFVLVTTTGIAAVVTGLGAIHMAKTWSDDGCSTRGLSILALLTIVCSLAAVGLPAWQLYEGGYFVEIPPRSQNSSTTTTSVATTAATTVAMTVGMTSEGFSNSTSNETTTGAINGTNSNMTSMMNVTTMGMDMMNDTTTTMMNDTTTSMMNDTTTAMMNDTMMNSNASSTNMMEAMSTANAMTTPFSVTDSSTIFSNSTMNGTMTTSEPYVPLDFDVWFSVIVPFGIVCFFTAFFIIFAMLVCCISCCCPGRSEVLDEKSVSEDNTPG